A single genomic interval of Litoreibacter ponti harbors:
- a CDS encoding VOC family protein: MSHPTLGHVHLRVSDLARAIAFYRDVVGLEVQQQSRTAAFMSFGGYHHHLGLNTWDSAGAPPAPRGHPGLYHSAFLYPDRASLGRAVGRAVDHGFQIEGAADHGVSEAVYISDPDGNGVELYRDRAEADWPRNADGGLAMVNAPLDVAALVAEGQERLDA, from the coding sequence ATGTCTCATCCCACACTTGGCCATGTTCACCTGCGGGTCTCTGATCTGGCCCGCGCCATTGCATTCTACCGCGACGTTGTCGGCCTTGAGGTGCAGCAACAAAGCCGCACGGCGGCCTTCATGTCCTTTGGCGGCTATCACCACCATTTGGGCCTGAATACCTGGGACAGCGCGGGCGCGCCCCCGGCACCCCGCGGCCATCCCGGTCTTTATCACAGCGCGTTCCTCTACCCCGACCGGGCCAGTCTGGGCCGTGCGGTGGGGCGGGCGGTGGACCACGGCTTCCAGATCGAAGGGGCCGCCGATCACGGGGTGAGCGAGGCTGTGTATATTTCCGACCCTGATGGCAACGGCGTGGAGCTCTACCGCGACCGGGCGGAGGCCGACTGGCCGCGCAATGCCGATGGAGGTTTGGCGATGGTCAACGCGCCGCTCGATGTCGCGGCCTTGGTTGCCGAAGGGCAAGAACGTCTGGACGCCTGA
- a CDS encoding branched-chain amino acid aminotransferase has protein sequence MAMGVNIRTYFQGTWHEGDIPIMRAADHGSWLGTSVFDGARYFEGVSPDLLAHCERVNRSAEALMITPTHTAEEMVEIAREGLKAYPKTAAVYIRPMYWALDGGDLGIVPLEGATGFAMCLEEVPMAPKSAATTLTTTQFCRPVLESSVVNAKAGCLYPNNARMLAEVRSKGFGNALVADAMGNVAETATANVFMVRDGEIFTPIPNGTFLAGITRARHMKNLTADGMKVHEAVLSFQDFREADEVFLSGNMMKVTPVKEFDGTHYQQGPVTKRMREMYWDWALSEDA, from the coding sequence ATGGCGATGGGCGTAAACATTCGCACGTATTTCCAAGGCACGTGGCATGAGGGCGACATTCCGATCATGCGGGCGGCGGATCACGGCTCTTGGCTGGGCACTTCTGTTTTTGACGGCGCGCGGTATTTCGAGGGGGTCTCCCCCGACCTGCTGGCCCATTGCGAGCGGGTGAACCGCTCGGCCGAGGCGCTGATGATCACGCCGACCCACACGGCCGAAGAGATGGTCGAGATCGCGCGGGAGGGGCTGAAAGCCTACCCCAAGACTGCTGCCGTCTACATCCGCCCGATGTATTGGGCCTTGGATGGGGGCGATCTTGGGATCGTGCCGCTGGAAGGCGCGACGGGCTTCGCCATGTGCCTTGAAGAAGTGCCGATGGCCCCCAAAAGTGCCGCGACGACGCTGACGACAACGCAGTTCTGCCGCCCGGTGCTGGAATCGAGCGTGGTCAACGCCAAGGCGGGCTGCCTCTACCCCAACAACGCGCGGATGCTGGCAGAGGTCCGGTCCAAAGGCTTCGGCAACGCGCTGGTGGCCGACGCGATGGGCAACGTCGCCGAAACAGCCACTGCCAACGTGTTCATGGTGCGCGACGGCGAAATCTTCACCCCGATCCCCAACGGCACTTTTTTGGCGGGTATCACCCGCGCGCGGCACATGAAGAACCTGACAGCCGACGGCATGAAGGTGCACGAGGCTGTGTTGAGCTTTCAGGACTTTCGCGAGGCGGATGAGGTCTTCTTGTCGGGCAACATGATGAAGGTTACCCCGGTCAAGGAGTTCGACGGCACCCACTACCAGCAAGGCCCGGTCACGAAGCGCATGCGCGAGATGTACTGGGATTGGGCGCTGTCAGAGGACGCGTGA
- a CDS encoding rhodanese-like domain-containing protein, producing the protein MKSAKDYLDEANAVVPRIPGGDAVAKHGSNAVFVDVRDSGSIAKTGTIAGANRVPRGMVEFMADSATQFHNKALTKDADIYLVCGAGGQAALAGKTLKEMGFTSVTNIGGIGEWQEAGGPMEDG; encoded by the coding sequence ATGAAATCCGCCAAAGACTATCTTGATGAGGCCAACGCCGTCGTGCCGCGCATCCCAGGCGGCGACGCCGTGGCCAAACACGGCTCGAATGCCGTCTTCGTCGACGTGCGCGACAGCGGCTCGATCGCCAAGACCGGCACCATCGCGGGGGCCAACCGGGTGCCGCGTGGCATGGTCGAGTTCATGGCCGACAGCGCGACCCAGTTCCACAACAAGGCGCTGACCAAGGATGCCGACATCTACCTCGTCTGCGGCGCGGGTGGGCAGGCGGCGCTGGCGGGCAAGACGCTGAAAGAGATGGGGTTCACCTCGGTCACGAACATCGGCGGCATCGGTGAGTGGCAGGAGGCCGGCGGCCCGATGGAGGATGGCTGA
- a CDS encoding universal stress protein, with amino-acid sequence MRKFLVVLDDSRECLNAMRFAAMRAARTGGGVEVLAVIPPEEFQHWVGVGEIMRQEARERIVAHFEVFAKWMRDKQGVDPELVIREGEPVPEILAQVKDDPEVGVLVLGAGTGNKGPGPLVTELTRRSGNLPMPVTIVPGEMSKEQLEAVS; translated from the coding sequence ATGCGTAAGTTTCTAGTCGTGCTCGATGACAGCCGAGAATGCCTGAATGCGATGCGCTTCGCCGCCATGCGGGCCGCGCGCACGGGCGGCGGGGTCGAGGTGCTTGCCGTGATCCCGCCCGAAGAATTCCAGCACTGGGTCGGTGTTGGCGAGATCATGCGCCAGGAGGCCCGCGAGCGGATCGTGGCCCATTTCGAGGTCTTCGCCAAATGGATGCGCGACAAGCAGGGCGTCGACCCCGAGCTGGTGATCCGCGAAGGCGAGCCTGTGCCGGAGATCCTCGCCCAGGTGAAGGATGATCCGGAGGTGGGCGTGCTGGTTCTGGGCGCGGGCACCGGCAACAAGGGCCCCGGGCCGCTGGTGACCGAGCTGACGCGGCGCTCCGGCAATCTGCCGATGCCGGTGACCATCGTGCCGGGCGAGATGAGCAAAGAGCAGCTCGAGGCGGTCAGCTGA
- a CDS encoding NifU family protein, translated as MFIQTESTPNPATLKFLPGQTVLEMGTADFPSSDTAGTSPLASRIFAVDGVTGVFLGNDFVTVTKADAVEWDHVKPAILGAVMEHFQSGQPALEGDGAGSGGHAEHTGEDGAIVNQIKELLDTRVRPAVAQDGGDITFHGFERGVVYLHMQGACAGCPSSTLTLKMGIENLLRHYIPEVVEVRPVAA; from the coding sequence ATGTTTATTCAGACCGAATCCACCCCGAACCCCGCAACGCTGAAATTCCTGCCCGGCCAGACCGTGCTGGAGATGGGCACCGCAGATTTCCCGTCCTCCGACACCGCGGGCACCTCGCCGCTCGCCAGTCGCATTTTCGCGGTGGATGGCGTGACCGGCGTGTTTCTGGGAAATGATTTCGTCACCGTGACCAAGGCGGATGCGGTCGAGTGGGACCATGTGAAGCCCGCCATTCTGGGCGCGGTGATGGAGCATTTCCAGTCCGGCCAACCCGCACTTGAGGGCGATGGCGCGGGATCCGGCGGCCATGCGGAGCATACCGGCGAGGATGGCGCGATCGTCAACCAGATCAAGGAGTTGCTGGACACCCGCGTGCGCCCGGCTGTGGCACAGGATGGTGGCGACATCACCTTCCACGGGTTCGAGCGCGGCGTCGTCTACCTGCACATGCAAGGTGCCTGCGCGGGCTGCCCGTCTTCGACCCTGACGCTGAAGATGGGCATCGAGAACCTGCTGCGCCACTACATCCCGGAAGTGGTCGAGGTGCGCCCCGTCGCGGCCTGA
- the tsaB gene encoding tRNA (adenosine(37)-N6)-threonylcarbamoyltransferase complex dimerization subunit type 1 TsaB, with translation MLTLAFDTSAAHCAAALLSGERLVASRREDMVKGQAERLMPLLEELLAEAGVTWRDLDRIGVGIGPGNFTGIRISVSAARGLALALGIPAIGVSTLEAQAYGMDHWVMSCLDARQNRAYTQVFYRGVGEAPALSSLDDQSIPKPHLKADCVVTGSFAEEVGRVLNLHIIQNPIKPIEAIARIAAERTPDGSRPAPMYMRPADAAPPKDPAPVILE, from the coding sequence ATGCTGACATTGGCGTTTGATACATCGGCCGCGCATTGCGCGGCCGCTTTGCTGTCCGGCGAGCGCCTTGTGGCCTCCCGGCGCGAGGACATGGTCAAGGGCCAGGCCGAACGGCTGATGCCGCTTCTGGAAGAGCTGCTGGCCGAGGCGGGAGTGACGTGGCGCGATCTGGACCGCATTGGCGTGGGCATCGGGCCCGGAAACTTCACCGGCATCCGCATCTCGGTCAGCGCCGCGCGGGGGCTCGCGCTGGCGCTAGGCATCCCCGCCATCGGCGTCTCTACGCTGGAGGCCCAGGCTTACGGCATGGATCACTGGGTTATGTCGTGCCTCGATGCGCGTCAGAACCGGGCCTACACGCAAGTGTTCTACCGCGGAGTGGGCGAGGCGCCCGCCCTATCATCCTTGGACGACCAATCGATCCCGAAACCCCATCTGAAGGCGGACTGCGTGGTCACCGGCAGTTTTGCCGAAGAGGTCGGCCGCGTGCTGAACCTTCACATCATTCAAAACCCGATCAAGCCCATCGAGGCCATCGCCCGCATTGCGGCGGAGCGCACGCCAGATGGCAGCCGTCCGGCGCCGATGTATATGCGCCCCGCCGATGCGGCTCCGCCGAAAGACCCGGCCCCGGTGATCCTGGAATGA
- a CDS encoding GNAT family N-acetyltransferase — protein sequence MSPDALAALHARCFETPRPWSAAEFEYLLTRAFLLTSDAGFLLGRVVADEAELLTLAVAPEVRRGGQGRALVDQFLDEAAQRGAVTSFLEVSAENAPARALYRAAGFEEVGLRAGYYLAPDLGKIDAVVMRRDLRT from the coding sequence ATGAGCCCGGACGCGCTCGCAGCGCTGCATGCCCGATGTTTCGAGACGCCGCGCCCGTGGTCTGCCGCCGAATTCGAGTATCTGCTGACCCGTGCCTTCCTGCTCACATCCGACGCGGGCTTCTTGCTGGGGCGGGTCGTCGCCGATGAGGCGGAGCTGCTGACTCTTGCGGTCGCGCCAGAGGTCCGGCGCGGTGGACAGGGTCGCGCTTTGGTCGATCAGTTCCTCGACGAGGCAGCCCAGCGAGGTGCTGTAACCAGCTTTCTGGAGGTCAGCGCCGAAAACGCCCCCGCGCGGGCGCTTTACCGGGCGGCGGGGTTTGAAGAGGTGGGTCTGCGCGCGGGCTACTACCTCGCGCCTGACTTGGGCAAGATTGATGCTGTCGTCATGCGCCGGGACTTGCGCACCTAG